One window from the genome of Gemmatimonadota bacterium encodes:
- a CDS encoding FtsX-like permease family protein, which produces MAPSLCFRNNLREAERSRTMIGNYLKTALRNIMRGKGHSVINVLGLSVAMALCILIFLLVRQELSYDGFHEKGANVFRVTQTAFMGEYRTIGITPVPLGPALEDAYAGIVRTVRYANTGPVLVSHGDVTVREETVFRADPGFFEILTFQAVSGYLEGALESSSQVILNEKIAEKYFGNADPVGNWLTMDDRRHQVAGVVRVPANTIFQFDFLISMKTLTETGDNWNRNWSQSVAATLVELTTPEVAGTLEAQFPDFVENHFPRFRGIDASVMGLQPLAGIYLDSSILFDLFPKSDIVVSYVLGTLGFLLLFIACINFINVTLGRSALRGKEVGVRKTLGGTRAQLIGQFWGEALLVGVAALILGLSLAHLLLPGFNGLFAKDLRIDYFDSESTLLALIGLTGLVVLVSGSYPALYMSRLDPTSILTHHVKAGALTILSKVLVTMQFTLSIFLMICLFTILRQLQYFADQDLGFDASNVLVVSMPDAGMLGPVREALDDYPQITHVSAASSSFGPMRGLGQIGHTDRSGKRFSAYEYHVDYDYLSTLGIALAEGRDFSRAHATDETEGVIVNEALVREMGWEDPIGEAIPVDKARVIGVTEDYHYRSLQYDLEPVVLRLAPDRIRFLLIKTRPEGLRETLSTVKSAWDRISGGLPFEYYYLEDDIGRFYQRERLLGDVALYISIITLSVALLGVYSLSLLNINRRTKEIGIRSVLGASTFNTTALIGRQFALPLAVAILLACPPAYMLLSFWLGMYEFNAALGVGEFVLAGSAALVLVLGTVAFQVLRKNASPLVESLMYD; this is translated from the coding sequence ATGGCCCCTTCTCTGTGCTTCAGAAACAACCTGCGTGAAGCCGAAAGGAGCAGAACGATGATCGGGAACTACCTGAAAACCGCCCTGAGAAACATCATGCGGGGCAAAGGGCACAGCGTCATCAACGTACTCGGCCTGTCCGTGGCCATGGCCTTGTGCATCCTGATCTTCCTGCTCGTCCGGCAGGAACTGAGTTACGATGGCTTCCATGAAAAGGGCGCTAACGTATTTCGCGTCACCCAAACGGCCTTCATGGGGGAGTATCGCACGATCGGGATTACGCCCGTTCCCCTTGGACCAGCGCTGGAAGACGCCTATGCGGGCATCGTCCGAACCGTTCGATATGCCAATACCGGGCCGGTTCTGGTGAGTCATGGAGACGTGACCGTCCGCGAAGAAACGGTGTTCCGTGCCGACCCTGGGTTTTTCGAGATACTTACCTTTCAGGCCGTATCCGGCTATCTCGAAGGCGCCCTCGAAAGCAGTTCCCAGGTAATACTGAATGAGAAAATCGCAGAGAAGTACTTCGGAAACGCCGACCCCGTCGGGAATTGGCTGACCATGGACGACCGGAGACACCAGGTGGCCGGCGTGGTCCGCGTTCCCGCCAATACCATCTTTCAGTTCGACTTTCTGATTTCGATGAAGACCCTTACGGAGACCGGCGACAACTGGAATCGGAACTGGAGCCAGTCTGTCGCGGCTACCCTCGTGGAATTGACCACCCCGGAGGTCGCCGGGACCCTGGAGGCCCAGTTTCCGGACTTCGTTGAAAATCACTTCCCCAGGTTTCGGGGGATAGATGCCAGCGTAATGGGACTTCAGCCGTTGGCCGGCATCTATTTGGATTCTTCGATATTGTTCGACCTCTTTCCAAAGAGCGACATTGTCGTCTCGTATGTGCTGGGAACGCTCGGTTTCCTCCTTCTGTTCATCGCGTGCATCAACTTCATCAACGTGACGCTGGGCAGGTCGGCGCTTCGCGGAAAGGAAGTCGGCGTGCGCAAGACGCTGGGCGGAACCCGCGCTCAGCTTATCGGACAGTTCTGGGGGGAGGCGTTGCTGGTGGGTGTGGCCGCGCTGATACTGGGTTTGTCATTAGCCCATCTGCTGCTTCCCGGATTCAACGGCCTGTTCGCCAAGGATCTTCGTATCGATTACTTCGACAGCGAGTCGACGCTCCTGGCGCTGATCGGCCTGACGGGTCTGGTCGTCCTCGTATCCGGAAGCTATCCCGCGCTCTACATGTCCCGCCTCGATCCCACCTCCATCCTGACGCATCATGTAAAGGCCGGGGCATTGACGATCTTGAGCAAAGTGCTTGTCACCATGCAGTTCACGCTTTCGATCTTCCTGATGATCTGCCTGTTCACCATTCTTCGCCAGCTTCAATACTTCGCCGACCAGGATCTCGGCTTCGACGCGTCGAATGTGCTTGTCGTAAGCATGCCCGACGCCGGGATGCTCGGGCCTGTGAGAGAGGCGCTGGACGACTACCCTCAGATCACCCATGTCTCGGCGGCGTCGAGCTCATTCGGACCGATGAGGGGGTTGGGTCAGATAGGCCACACCGACAGGTCGGGCAAGCGGTTTTCGGCCTACGAATACCACGTGGATTACGACTATCTGTCCACGCTGGGCATTGCGTTGGCGGAAGGACGCGATTTTTCAAGAGCACACGCCACGGATGAGACAGAAGGCGTGATCGTCAATGAAGCGCTGGTAAGGGAAATGGGGTGGGAAGATCCGATCGGAGAGGCTATTCCCGTCGACAAAGCCCGCGTGATCGGCGTGACGGAAGATTACCATTACCGGTCGTTGCAATACGACCTGGAGCCGGTAGTCCTGCGTCTTGCTCCCGACAGAATCCGGTTTCTCCTGATCAAAACAAGACCGGAGGGATTGCGGGAGACCCTGTCGACCGTCAAATCGGCCTGGGACCGAATCTCCGGGGGTTTGCCCTTTGAGTACTACTACCTGGAAGACGACATCGGCCGGTTCTATCAAAGAGAACGGTTGCTGGGAGACGTGGCGCTATACATCTCCATCATCACGCTGTCAGTCGCCCTGCTGGGCGTATACAGCCTGAGCCTGTTGAACATCAACCGGAGAACGAAGGAAATCGGTATCCGAAGCGTACTGGGCGCATCGACGTTCAACACGACGGCCCTGATCGGCAGGCAGTTCGCGCTGCCCCTGGCGGTCGCGATCCTGCTGGCCTGCCCGCCCGCCTATATGCTGCTGAGCTTCTGGCTCGGGATGTACGAATTCAATGCCGCGCTGGGCGTTGGCGAGTTCGTATTGGCTGGTTCGGCGGCCCTGGTACTTGTGCTGGGCACGGTGGCCTTTCAGGTTTTGAGGAAAAACGCGAGTCCGCTGGTGGAGTCGCTGATGTACGATTGA
- a CDS encoding ABC transporter ATP-binding protein, translating into MITTSNLNKLYTTEEVETTALNDVTMAVDEGEFVAVMGPSGCGKSTLLNILGLLDNPSGREYYFLDQEVSGHSERQRANLRKANIGFVFQSFNLIDELTVYENIELPLIYLGTSKQERKQRVDAAMEHMQIPHRRNHFPQQLSGGQQQRVAVARAVIGNPKLILADEPTGNLDSANGAEVMELLSGLNEAGTTIMMVTHDQTLADHAHRIIRLFDGRIVREAAA; encoded by the coding sequence ATGATAACGACCAGCAACCTCAATAAGCTCTACACGACGGAAGAGGTGGAGACGACGGCGCTGAACGACGTGACCATGGCCGTGGACGAAGGCGAGTTCGTGGCGGTCATGGGACCCTCGGGCTGCGGCAAGTCCACCCTGCTCAACATCCTCGGCCTCCTCGACAACCCCTCGGGCCGGGAGTACTACTTCCTGGACCAGGAAGTGTCCGGCCACTCCGAGCGCCAGCGGGCCAACCTGCGCAAGGCCAACATCGGCTTCGTCTTCCAAAGCTTCAACCTGATCGACGAACTCACGGTCTACGAGAACATCGAGCTGCCGCTGATCTACCTGGGCACGTCCAAGCAGGAGCGCAAGCAGCGGGTGGACGCGGCCATGGAGCACATGCAGATCCCTCACCGCAGGAACCACTTCCCGCAGCAGCTTTCCGGTGGCCAGCAGCAGCGCGTAGCCGTGGCGCGGGCGGTCATCGGCAATCCAAAGCTGATCCTGGCCGACGAGCCGACGGGTAACCTGGACTCGGCCAACGGCGCCGAGGTGATGGAACTGCTAAGCGGCCTCAACGAGGCGGGCACGACCATCATGATGGTGACCCACGACCAGACGCTGGCCGACCACGCCCACCGGATCATCCGTCTCTTCGACGGGCGCATCGTGCGGGAAGCCGCGGCGTAG